Proteins encoded together in one Undibacterium sp. CCC3.4 window:
- a CDS encoding HlyD family type I secretion periplasmic adaptor subunit: MMEISSQIAALRTAFSAWRGQFRFSLGQPARRAEQRPGLRAGDAAFIDDIQDAMMAQSPTSSSLVLYLVALVMLSGLVWAYFARVEEVTRGNAKIISKSREQVVQSVDGGILVDLKVREGQVVEKGEILLKIDPTRANAAYREGLSKKISLKADIARLKAEAYRQPLQFPDDVAEHKAVVQQQTLSYQSRRQALEQSIAAVQNSYELVMNELTLTTPLAERGLISQVEILRMQRQANDLRTQMTELRNRFQADANTELGRAEAELDQTEERVVGQADMVTQATVLAQVRGTVKNVRVSSLGAVIQPGEVIMEIIPLEDQLLVEAKIKPGDIAFLTPGLAATVKISAYDYGVYGGLKGTLQHISPDTFNNEQRVAGAEDETYYRALVLTEHGSLEAGGKSLPIIPGMTATVEIRTGEKTILDYLLKPILKAREAFRER; this comes from the coding sequence ATGATGGAAATTAGCAGTCAAATCGCCGCTCTTCGGACTGCCTTCAGCGCTTGGCGCGGTCAATTCAGATTCTCGCTCGGCCAGCCCGCGCGCCGCGCCGAGCAACGCCCCGGCTTACGCGCCGGCGACGCCGCCTTCATCGATGACATCCAAGATGCCATGATGGCGCAGTCGCCGACCAGCAGCAGCCTGGTGCTCTATTTGGTCGCGCTGGTCATGCTGTCTGGCTTGGTCTGGGCGTATTTTGCACGGGTCGAGGAAGTTACCCGCGGCAATGCTAAAATTATTTCTAAAAGCCGCGAACAAGTGGTGCAAAGCGTCGACGGCGGTATTCTGGTCGATCTCAAAGTGCGCGAAGGGCAAGTGGTCGAGAAGGGCGAGATTCTGCTCAAAATCGATCCGACTCGCGCCAATGCCGCCTATCGCGAGGGGCTGTCAAAAAAAATCAGCCTCAAGGCCGATATTGCGCGCCTCAAAGCCGAAGCGTATCGCCAGCCTTTGCAGTTTCCGGATGATGTGGCGGAACATAAAGCCGTAGTGCAGCAGCAAACACTGTCCTATCAGTCGCGCCGCCAGGCGCTGGAACAAAGCATCGCTGCGGTACAAAACAGTTATGAATTGGTGATGAATGAATTGACGTTGACGACGCCGCTGGCAGAACGGGGACTCATTTCACAGGTGGAAATTTTACGCATGCAAAGGCAGGCCAATGATTTGCGCACCCAGATGACGGAATTACGCAACCGCTTTCAGGCCGATGCGAATACGGAACTTGGGCGCGCCGAAGCCGAACTCGACCAGACTGAAGAACGGGTGGTCGGCCAAGCCGACATGGTGACCCAGGCCACCGTGCTGGCGCAGGTACGTGGCACCGTCAAGAATGTGCGGGTCAGTAGTCTGGGTGCGGTGATCCAGCCTGGCGAAGTGATCATGGAAATTATACCGCTCGAAGACCAGCTGTTGGTAGAAGCCAAGATCAAGCCGGGCGACATTGCTTTCCTGACACCTGGTTTGGCGGCGACGGTGAAAATCAGCGCCTACGACTATGGCGTCTACGGCGGACTGAAAGGTACTTTACAACACATCAGTCCGGACACCTTCAATAATGAGCAACGCGTCGCCGGCGCTGAAGATGAAACCTATTACCGCGCGTTGGTCTTGACTGAGCACGGCAGCTTGGAAGCCGGCGGCAAATCGCTGCCCATTATTCCCGGCATGACCGCGACAGTGGAAATTCGCACTGGCGAGAAGACGATACTCGACTATCTGCTCAAGCCGATTTTGAAAGCCCGCGAAGCGTTCCGGGAACGGTGA
- a CDS encoding TolC family protein, translating to MSNSTMLKKNLPPQALPPLLCCAGLLLFLLQPAHGRITMMHELLPSANSTFAGLHGSARQKLASADGADALPSEPAVRLRSGAGDEFAVVLERWVGDDAAGDPAGRSGLPHLVPIVQTAMLHNPSIRQYQAEWYAAQSDVAAVKGQRWPKLEINAASPEARFGGSPEAEMPDAVAQLSMSAVIPVFDWGRIDQTEKSRNHAENAARQRYRSALEESAYEVAGSVLELRRAQILTDISVAYVERMRALVAMMEEIVKADRGRLSELIQSKAKLLQAEIGRDNYATKVREAELNLRKLSGADYAKMLGPADSEPQAPQLSEVLARTNSNPLVLQAGHEAAAADASADALRAAAKPQLNWVFNKAFGDDVYGRSQPWNTKLTLSWVGFDGGASSASVAAAKLRAGASRERREQILLDQEFMVRAAHQDNQTQTERQRSYAALTRETTAVRKAFFEQWYYLGKRSLLDVLSAESDNYANQVNQVNSRYDSYGAVFRIYKAGGQFVDWLEQGANGKASSG from the coding sequence ATGAGTAATTCGACCATGTTGAAAAAAAATCTGCCCCCACAAGCGCTACCCCCGCTGCTGTGCTGCGCTGGTCTGCTGTTGTTTCTGCTACAACCGGCTCATGGCCGCATCACAATGATGCATGAGCTGCTGCCATCGGCGAACTCGACATTCGCCGGATTACACGGGAGTGCCAGACAGAAGCTTGCCTCGGCCGACGGCGCTGACGCGCTGCCAAGCGAACCGGCAGTCCGGCTGCGCAGCGGTGCTGGCGACGAATTCGCCGTTGTGCTCGAGCGCTGGGTCGGTGATGACGCTGCCGGCGACCCGGCCGGCCGCTCTGGCTTGCCGCACTTGGTGCCGATAGTCCAGACCGCCATGCTGCATAATCCCAGCATACGGCAATATCAGGCGGAATGGTATGCGGCGCAGTCTGATGTGGCCGCGGTCAAGGGGCAACGCTGGCCAAAATTAGAAATTAATGCCGCCAGTCCCGAGGCCCGCTTCGGTGGCTCGCCCGAGGCCGAAATGCCCGATGCCGTGGCGCAGCTCAGCATGAGTGCCGTCATTCCCGTATTTGACTGGGGCCGCATCGACCAAACTGAGAAAAGCCGTAACCACGCCGAAAACGCGGCGCGCCAACGTTACCGTAGCGCGCTCGAAGAATCGGCCTATGAAGTGGCCGGTAGCGTGCTTGAGCTACGCCGCGCCCAAATTTTGACCGATATCAGCGTTGCCTATGTCGAGCGCATGCGCGCTTTGGTGGCCATGATGGAAGAAATCGTCAAGGCCGATCGCGGTCGTCTGAGCGAACTGATACAGTCGAAAGCCAAGCTGCTGCAAGCCGAAATCGGGCGGGATAATTATGCCACCAAGGTGCGCGAAGCCGAGCTCAATCTACGCAAGCTCAGTGGTGCCGACTATGCCAAAATGCTCGGCCCGGCCGACAGCGAGCCGCAGGCCCCGCAGCTGAGCGAGGTGTTGGCGCGGACCAACAGCAATCCGCTGGTGCTGCAGGCCGGCCATGAAGCCGCTGCCGCTGATGCCTCGGCCGATGCGCTGCGCGCCGCTGCCAAGCCGCAGCTTAACTGGGTTTTTAACAAGGCTTTCGGCGATGACGTTTACGGCCGCTCACAACCGTGGAATACCAAGCTGACGCTCAGCTGGGTTGGCTTCGACGGTGGTGCGAGCTCGGCCTCGGTGGCGGCCGCCAAGCTGCGCGCTGGCGCGAGTCGCGAGCGGCGCGAGCAGATTTTGCTCGATCAGGAATTCATGGTCCGCGCCGCTCATCAAGATAATCAAACCCAGACCGAACGGCAGCGCTCTTATGCTGCCCTGACGCGAGAAACCACCGCCGTGCGCAAGGCATTTTTTGAACAATGGTATTACCTTGGTAAGCGCAGCCTGCTCGACGTGCTTTCGGCCGAGAGCGATAATTATGCCAACCAGGTCAACCAAGTCAATAGCCGCTACGATAGCTATGGGGCAGTATTCCGTATCTACAAGGCTGGCGGACAATTCGTCGACTGGCTGGAACAGGGTGCCAACGGCAAGGCCAGTTCAGGGTAA
- a CDS encoding IPT/TIG domain-containing protein, whose amino-acid sequence MHSTLARQPWRPVSSVSVLLAALVLSACGGGTDSPAVNADARSGLIGASDELHTASPQPDDTSTPVIAADGAVPASAPAASATPSFTRISRQAQPPGLSFISMMPKLPKPGNAVIINGSGFSTGIKLFWGETELPVTYVSGNRITSKIPANTPGGTFALRLQREDGATVNGPYVGPPVAPKVSAMSHAKAQVGQAVRITGERMYLVERISMGEQTATIQKRSNTEVEFLVPTGAASGSVVLHHRRDDGMGSATDSFSAGILTVENLAASLQLGDIDLAQSYMHSVNQPQLSPYLRIVPGRAMMIRVRFKEGSVNSETKPDVRLTVKKGDASKGTQQQMTVRMNGPATGSPEIPAHGASLESSHSYVIAAEWVQQGFEFSIEAKDLRTPDKIERFAYVPAPGVLGLATYKKVHFIPLKSNGNPTMTAATMENLKKEIRQAFPLSEIDFVTEKSDPLASLYAAQHDDVKAVYRINQIREASNPKSYDLYYGIKTNYNISSGRAFFGGNAAVGGHGRGVTLHELGHTMGLHDLYNQEYWYPYTNASASSPADMSQITAATPLYPIWLGPDAFISAATGKNNYPLGPTGTGWIMRSLDNWQFQRSDGGGRDLMDSGSNLDSFSDYSFAAMYAHLERTSPLSAKPVGHSQEVVSPVIHVTGTIDSTQSRSRLSPLMRKLGTPDTYAVSPVVAAKKNDVMLEVQTNQGVYLYPLTIQKPTHSKATDDAYFSATITAIDQIKSIQLVRGNNKLATVGAQAAPLARNALPVPVLAGAKTSSWGSYHIDGKQMTLNWDAKRWPWMSLTKITDQGIQAVAVMETGGVFQTEWSADARSMTIGLSDGINTKIEEVQF is encoded by the coding sequence ATGCACTCCACCTTAGCACGCCAACCATGGCGCCCGGTTTCTTCGGTCAGCGTCTTGCTGGCAGCCTTAGTGTTATCCGCCTGCGGCGGCGGCACGGATAGCCCGGCCGTCAATGCCGACGCGCGCAGCGGCTTGATCGGCGCAAGCGATGAACTACACACCGCCTCACCGCAACCAGACGACACGTCCACGCCCGTCATCGCCGCCGACGGCGCGGTACCGGCCTCGGCCCCGGCCGCATCCGCCACACCGAGTTTCACCCGGATCAGTCGCCAGGCACAGCCGCCAGGTCTGAGCTTTATCTCCATGATGCCTAAGCTGCCCAAACCAGGTAACGCCGTAATCATCAATGGCAGCGGTTTTTCCACCGGCATCAAATTATTCTGGGGCGAAACCGAATTGCCGGTGACCTATGTTTCTGGCAACCGCATTACCTCCAAAATACCGGCTAATACACCAGGCGGCACGTTCGCACTGCGCTTGCAGCGCGAAGATGGCGCAACGGTTAACGGCCCCTATGTCGGACCACCGGTAGCACCGAAAGTCAGCGCGATGAGCCATGCCAAGGCTCAGGTCGGACAAGCCGTGCGCATCACCGGCGAGCGCATGTATCTGGTCGAACGCATCAGCATGGGCGAGCAAACCGCAACGATACAAAAACGCAGTAATACGGAAGTGGAATTCCTGGTACCGACCGGCGCCGCCAGCGGCTCGGTCGTCCTGCACCATCGCCGCGACGATGGTATGGGCAGCGCTACCGATTCTTTCTCGGCCGGCATACTCACCGTAGAAAACCTCGCCGCCAGTCTGCAATTAGGCGATATCGATCTGGCGCAAAGCTATATGCACTCGGTTAACCAACCCCAGCTCAGCCCCTATCTGCGGATTGTTCCTGGCCGTGCCATGATGATACGTGTGCGCTTCAAAGAAGGCAGCGTCAACTCAGAAACCAAACCGGACGTACGCCTGACTGTCAAAAAAGGCGATGCATCGAAAGGCACACAACAGCAAATGACCGTGCGCATGAATGGCCCAGCAACCGGCAGCCCTGAAATTCCCGCTCATGGTGCCAGCCTCGAGAGCAGCCACAGCTATGTCATTGCGGCCGAATGGGTGCAACAGGGCTTCGAGTTTTCCATCGAAGCCAAAGACTTGCGCACCCCAGATAAAATCGAACGCTTTGCTTACGTGCCCGCTCCCGGCGTTCTTGGTCTGGCAACGTATAAGAAAGTGCATTTTATCCCACTCAAAAGCAATGGTAATCCGACGATGACAGCGGCGACGATGGAAAACTTGAAAAAGGAAATTCGCCAAGCCTTCCCGCTCAGTGAAATCGATTTTGTCACGGAAAAATCCGACCCTCTCGCCTCGCTGTACGCAGCGCAGCATGATGATGTAAAAGCTGTCTACCGCATCAATCAAATCCGCGAAGCATCGAATCCGAAAAGCTACGATTTGTATTACGGAATTAAGACCAACTACAACATTAGCTCTGGGAGGGCATTCTTTGGCGGCAACGCTGCCGTCGGTGGCCACGGCCGCGGTGTGACGCTGCATGAACTTGGCCATACTATGGGGCTGCACGACCTGTATAACCAAGAGTACTGGTATCCATACACAAATGCCAGCGCAAGCTCACCAGCTGATATGTCTCAGATCACAGCCGCAACACCGCTTTACCCTATCTGGCTGGGGCCAGACGCGTTCATCAGCGCAGCGACTGGGAAAAATAATTATCCTCTGGGACCCACTGGAACCGGTTGGATTATGCGCTCGCTGGATAACTGGCAATTCCAACGCAGCGATGGCGGCGGCCGCGACCTGATGGATAGCGGTTCGAATTTGGATAGTTTTTCCGATTATTCATTTGCCGCGATGTATGCGCATCTGGAACGCACCTCACCGCTTAGCGCCAAGCCAGTTGGACATTCGCAAGAAGTCGTCAGCCCCGTCATTCATGTAACGGGTACCATCGACAGCACGCAATCGCGCAGTCGATTGTCGCCGCTCATGCGCAAACTCGGCACGCCTGACACCTATGCCGTCTCACCCGTCGTGGCGGCCAAAAAGAACGATGTCATGCTGGAAGTGCAAACCAATCAGGGCGTCTACCTGTATCCATTGACGATACAAAAACCGACACATAGCAAAGCCACCGATGATGCGTATTTTTCAGCCACCATTACCGCCATCGACCAGATCAAATCGATACAACTTGTTCGCGGCAACAACAAGCTGGCAACGGTGGGCGCACAAGCCGCGCCGCTGGCAAGAAATGCCCTGCCAGTGCCAGTATTGGCAGGTGCCAAAACAAGCTCATGGGGCAGCTACCACATCGACGGCAAGCAAATGACGCTGAACTGGGATGCCAAACGCTGGCCATGGATGAGCCTGACAAAAATCACCGATCAAGGTATTCAAGCCGTGGCGGTGATGGAAACCGGCGGGGTGTTCCAGACCGAATGGAGCGCCGATGCACGCAGCATGACGATCGGCCTGAGCGACGGTATCAACACTAAAATAGAAGAAGTGCAATTCTGA
- a CDS encoding Ig-like domain-containing protein gives MTEQPPHTTATALAGANHNIAAPQPLRPASSKAKPSLLAEVDTVPVAATGSAASAAPVTVAAPNAPVFRLLDNKGKQTGQIKNGDRTDDDTTMMMGNAKPGDTIAIYDHGRQIASVNVKANGSWTYVPTLDDGAHSLSIVVSGPGRATGAASEAVSFTIATKEASAIAPPVFEIVDNLGQAIEANGYAGSNQPQLSYTDPALAKHTINVYLDGKLIGSTDVDETGFWSYSPNFELDAGQHSLSVSASYEAHVSAASAPFLFTVDITAPKLPEFHVSNAASEVIANGATIDTLRPTLSGSGEAGNIIYVFGNSGELGTAEVDQFGNWKLDLATDLELGVNDLTVYAMDAAMNSSAANSLSFTIVDSLAAVIEPVVEPVVEPVVEPVTEPVIAPVTEAVVVAGAPDKPTFFVYDNEGAYSNAGHFGILFDDGLTDDNTPEIFGQTEAPAGSLVTIYNKGEVIAITRVEPNGNWNYKQITALDDGQYQLSVTITDLENRVSPHSDIMPMTIDTQAPEKLSDILITDGVGYQYGGIAQNASSDDARPTLSGRGTPGDIISIFELFYPSTPGNGTPGDIISIPGLQDPGTSLAHAKPGADGNPLPRKVFVANTEVDADGNWSVRVDKLADGAHRLVAEATDAAGNNSVQSEELHFTTDTTYDVHPIVAGKPNFNAPDWFANGTTNLVRPQFSGTGKPGEQITLIGNAGIALGTAEVNPQGIWSLTISADLLSGVQRLSLRAVDADNNVTIHANALSFVSDFEAPEQPYFQINDTVGEIQGGLLDHASTDDPRPLLNGFGEPGGRVDIYDNGDFLGQATVTPERVWSFQPLTDLADGKHDLTISITDLAGNVSEMSRPHSITIDPTPAIVEPAPVLDASQAFHVVNAAGVEILNADTSTVKQVNLSGNAIAGATISIYHNGTWIASVPVDAQGTWSLPNNLQLEDGAHILSASVTAPGSAVSTPLGELDFNISANLQAGFAVGGAHIDGFSAHPTLSGYGIRGDKITVYTQDGQALGEAIVGRDGSWTLTTTVAVAQGYQSLRVRATTADGEPREVPYHHSFVSVVVDTIAPGKSSIALQPSDSHDGDAESTLNSRPTLWGSTTEGAPRDSSLYTATIYDQQGGILGQSEVDGDGTWFFQPSADLPEGTHALTVIIRDQAGHVSEISDVLNLSILPGASASKPIETDDSALVSTAWLINGMSNTARPTLSGAGISGDKIVIYDQSGIELGRTSVGENQRWTFTFDHNLAETSHTLSIVALDSNNDYRAIEDLLFTIDTERPDQPYFSVSIDEGAGGSVGVLRGDSTEDRQPILHGREGRSGNDVHSMIIMDNGKQIGSSLVDPDGSWSFTPSEDLSLGSHRFTVIAVDLAGNHSLASTAKEFSIVDSDATQSARTSMENSEQDLLSQLLHMASQPTEAPSDTVLAQSDLLAQGAIDLLPPYQAVDHVAPATAEMAAAMTHYQSMTLIDELQLQQDLSLSL, from the coding sequence ATGACTGAGCAGCCCCCCCACACCACAGCAACAGCGCTGGCCGGCGCCAACCACAACATTGCGGCACCACAGCCGCTGCGTCCGGCCTCGAGCAAGGCCAAGCCCAGCCTGCTCGCCGAGGTCGACACCGTGCCAGTAGCCGCGACTGGCAGCGCTGCCAGCGCAGCGCCAGTCACCGTCGCCGCACCCAATGCACCAGTGTTCCGCCTGCTCGATAACAAAGGCAAGCAAACCGGTCAAATTAAAAATGGCGATCGCACCGACGACGACACGACTATGATGATGGGCAACGCCAAGCCCGGCGACACCATCGCCATCTATGACCATGGCCGCCAGATCGCCAGCGTCAACGTCAAGGCCAACGGTTCCTGGACTTATGTGCCCACGCTCGACGATGGCGCGCACAGCCTTTCCATCGTCGTCAGCGGCCCTGGCCGCGCCACTGGTGCAGCGAGCGAAGCCGTCAGCTTCACCATCGCCACCAAAGAAGCCTCAGCGATTGCGCCACCCGTCTTCGAGATAGTCGACAATCTGGGCCAAGCAATCGAAGCCAACGGCTATGCTGGCTCAAACCAGCCGCAATTGAGCTATACCGATCCAGCACTGGCCAAGCACACTATCAACGTTTATCTTGACGGCAAGCTGATCGGCTCAACCGATGTCGATGAAACCGGCTTCTGGTCTTACTCGCCCAACTTCGAACTCGACGCAGGCCAACACAGCCTCAGCGTGAGCGCCAGTTACGAAGCGCATGTCAGCGCAGCGAGCGCGCCGTTCCTGTTTACCGTTGACATCACGGCACCAAAGCTGCCCGAATTTCATGTCAGCAACGCTGCCAGTGAAGTCATCGCCAATGGCGCGACCATCGACACCCTGCGCCCTACGCTGTCAGGCAGCGGCGAAGCCGGCAACATCATCTATGTCTTCGGCAATAGTGGTGAACTCGGTACTGCTGAGGTCGATCAATTCGGCAACTGGAAGCTTGATCTCGCCACCGATCTTGAGCTCGGTGTCAATGATCTGACCGTGTATGCCATGGATGCTGCCATGAATTCCAGCGCGGCAAACTCGCTGAGCTTTACCATCGTCGACAGCCTCGCAGCTGTCATTGAACCTGTCGTTGAACCTGTCGTTGAACCTGTCGTTGAACCAGTGACAGAGCCGGTCATTGCGCCTGTCACCGAAGCAGTCGTCGTTGCCGGTGCACCGGACAAACCGACATTTTTCGTCTACGACAATGAGGGTGCTTACAGCAATGCTGGTCATTTTGGCATACTCTTTGACGATGGACTGACCGATGACAATACGCCGGAAATTTTTGGCCAAACCGAGGCACCAGCCGGTAGCCTGGTCACCATCTACAACAAGGGCGAGGTAATCGCCATCACCCGTGTTGAGCCCAATGGAAACTGGAACTATAAACAAATCACCGCGCTGGACGATGGCCAATACCAACTGAGCGTCACTATCACCGATCTGGAAAACCGTGTCAGCCCTCACAGTGACATCATGCCCATGACGATAGACACGCAGGCACCAGAGAAATTAAGCGACATCCTCATCACTGATGGCGTCGGCTACCAATACGGCGGAATCGCCCAAAACGCTAGCAGCGACGACGCACGACCAACTTTGTCCGGCCGCGGCACACCTGGCGACATCATATCTATTTTTGAACTCTTTTACCCTAGCACACCTGGCAATGGCACACCTGGCGACATCATATCTATTCCTGGACTCCAGGACCCTGGCACATCTCTCGCCCATGCCAAACCCGGTGCCGATGGTAATCCCTTGCCCAGAAAAGTATTTGTCGCCAATACCGAAGTCGATGCCGATGGCAATTGGTCGGTGCGTGTCGACAAGCTGGCCGATGGCGCACACCGTCTGGTAGCCGAAGCCACCGATGCCGCCGGCAATAACAGCGTACAGAGCGAGGAACTGCATTTCACGACCGACACCACGTATGACGTCCACCCTATCGTGGCAGGCAAACCAAACTTCAACGCCCCCGACTGGTTCGCCAATGGCACCACCAATCTTGTGCGCCCACAATTTTCCGGAACCGGCAAGCCAGGCGAGCAAATCACCCTGATCGGCAATGCCGGTATCGCGCTCGGCACGGCCGAAGTCAATCCGCAAGGCATCTGGTCGCTGACCATCAGCGCCGATCTGCTCTCGGGTGTACAACGCCTGAGTCTGCGCGCCGTCGATGCCGATAACAATGTGACTATCCATGCCAATGCCCTGTCCTTCGTCAGTGACTTTGAAGCACCAGAGCAGCCCTACTTTCAGATCAATGACACCGTTGGCGAGATTCAGGGCGGCTTGCTCGACCACGCGAGCACCGATGATCCGCGTCCACTGCTGAACGGCTTCGGCGAACCGGGCGGGCGCGTTGACATCTATGACAATGGTGATTTCCTCGGGCAAGCCACGGTGACACCCGAACGCGTATGGTCGTTCCAACCGCTGACTGATCTGGCCGATGGCAAACACGATCTCACCATCAGCATCACCGATCTGGCCGGCAATGTCAGCGAGATGAGTCGGCCGCACAGTATCACGATCGACCCAACACCGGCCATCGTCGAACCGGCACCAGTGCTGGACGCAAGCCAAGCCTTCCATGTTGTCAATGCCGCCGGAGTAGAAATACTCAACGCCGACACCAGCACCGTGAAGCAGGTCAATCTGTCGGGCAACGCGATAGCCGGCGCCACCATCTCCATCTATCACAACGGTACCTGGATCGCCTCGGTGCCAGTCGACGCACAAGGCACCTGGTCGCTGCCAAATAATCTACAGCTTGAGGACGGGGCGCACATTTTGTCAGCCAGCGTTACCGCCCCCGGCAGCGCCGTCAGCACCCCGCTCGGCGAACTCGACTTCAATATCAGCGCTAACTTACAAGCTGGTTTTGCCGTAGGCGGCGCGCACATCGATGGCTTCAGTGCGCATCCTACGCTCTCAGGCTACGGCATACGCGGCGACAAAATCACTGTCTACACCCAGGATGGTCAAGCACTGGGCGAAGCCATAGTCGGCCGTGACGGCAGCTGGACGCTGACCACAACGGTCGCCGTGGCACAAGGCTATCAAAGCTTGAGAGTGCGCGCCACCACCGCGGACGGCGAACCGCGCGAGGTTCCTTACCACCATAGTTTTGTGAGTGTCGTGGTCGATACGATCGCGCCGGGCAAATCTAGCATCGCGCTGCAGCCAAGCGATAGTCATGACGGTGATGCCGAGAGCACGCTTAACTCGCGTCCTACCCTTTGGGGTAGCACTACTGAAGGCGCGCCGCGCGATAGCTCGCTGTACACCGCCACCATCTACGATCAGCAGGGTGGCATTCTGGGCCAGAGCGAGGTTGACGGGGATGGTACGTGGTTCTTCCAACCGAGCGCAGATCTGCCAGAAGGCACGCACGCTCTGACCGTAATCATTCGCGATCAAGCCGGCCATGTCAGCGAAATCAGCGATGTGCTGAACTTGAGCATATTGCCGGGCGCAAGCGCGAGCAAACCAATCGAGACGGACGACAGCGCGCTGGTGTCCACCGCCTGGCTGATCAATGGCATGAGCAACACGGCCCGGCCTACCCTGTCCGGCGCTGGCATCAGCGGCGACAAAATTGTCATCTACGACCAAAGTGGCATAGAACTCGGCCGCACCAGCGTCGGCGAGAATCAGCGCTGGACCTTCACGTTCGATCACAACCTGGCTGAAACCAGCCATACGCTGAGCATCGTTGCTCTCGACAGCAACAATGACTACCGCGCCATCGAAGATCTGCTGTTTACCATTGATACCGAGCGGCCGGATCAGCCTTACTTCAGTGTGTCCATCGATGAGGGAGCGGGAGGCAGCGTCGGCGTGCTGAGAGGGGACAGCACCGAAGACCGCCAACCCATCCTGCACGGACGAGAAGGCCGCAGCGGCAATGATGTCCATAGCATGATCATCATGGACAACGGCAAGCAAATCGGCAGCAGCCTGGTTGATCCAGACGGCAGTTGGTCTTTCACGCCGAGCGAAGATCTGAGCCTAGGCTCACACCGCTTCACAGTGATCGCGGTCGATCTGGCTGGCAATCATAGTCTGGCCAGCACGGCCAAAGAGTTCAGCATCGTCGATAGCGATGCCACACAGTCAGCGCGCACCAGTATGGAAAACAGCGAGCAAGATCTGCTGAGCCAACTGTTGCACATGGCCAGTCAGCCCACAGAAGCGCCATCTGACACCGTACTCGCGCAGTCCGATCTGCTGGCTCAAGGCGCTATCGATCTGCTGCCACCGTACCAAGCAGTCGACCACGTTGCGCCAGCCACGGCAGAAATGGCCGCGGCAATGACACATTATCAGTCGATGACACTGATCGATGAGTTGCAGTTACAGCAGGATCTCAGCTTGTCTCTGTAA